The sequence AACGACGAGCGAGCGGGTGCGGAGTGGCTCATCGCCAATACGAACGTCTCCGAGACGGACGCGTACCAACCGAGGGATGGGAACAGCGCACGAGAGATACCGATCTTCACCGATACGGTGACTAGCCAGATGCTCAGGTCGGAACTTCCGGAGAGCTACTACAACACTGAGACGAGACAGTTCAAAAACGAGTGGAGTCCTCAGTTCGAAATCGAGAACATCGATAGAGGGTACGTGTACATCCGCGAACGGGGCGTCTCCGAGACGAACACCGACGTTCCGACGAGTAGGCTATCGAGCGACAACGAGACCGAGATCACGTCCACACACAACGTCGTTTACAACAACGGTGCGGCCACCGTCGTCAGCGTCAGACCTGCAGCCTTCGCCGACGGGACGGTAGCACAGAACGAAACCACCGCGAACGGAACGACTCAACAGCGTCTCGCACTAGCAAACGGCGACAGCGCAGAGGCACCGAAACAGACCGTACACGACGCGTCAGCGTGGGACCGATGAGGGGAACGAACGACACACCGGAAGTGGAGAGCAACGGGGCCGACACACCGCTCGTCTCCTACATCATCGCGACGTACAACCGCGTCGACGACCTCGTCGAGGCCGTCGAATCCGCGCTCGACCAGCAGTACCGGCCGATAGAAGTGATCGTCGTCAGCAACTCGACCGACCGGATCCGCGAGGACGAACTGTTCGGCGACGGTGGTCGGTTCGACCGAGACGAAGTGCAGTACTACCACTTCGCCGAACGGATGGGTGCGCCCGGTGCGAAGAACGCCGCCATCGAGCGAGCGTCTGGCGACATCGTCGTACAGATGGACGACGATGCGGTCTTGGCCGACGACACCGCGACGGACGAAGTCATCAGGCTGTTCGAGACGTACGACAACGCCGGAATCTTGGCGTTTCAATCGTTGGACTACTACACCGGCGAGATAAAGATCGACGAGACGCCCGACCCGCCCGAGTTCCACATCGAGCCAGACGAACAGTTCTGGACGACGAGTTTCATCGGGATGGGGACGGCGTTCCGACGAGAGGTGTTCGAACAGGCAGGGCTGTACCCCGACAACTTCGTCTACGGCTTCGAGGAGATGGACCTCTCGATACGCGCCCTCGACGCGGGGTACGACATCCTCTACACGCCCTCAGTCGCCGTGTACCACAAGAAGACACCCGAGGGGCGACTCTCCGACAAGGAGACCAAAGAGCGCCTGGTCGAGAACAGAATCAACATCGCCGTTCGGAACCTCCCGTGGCGATACGTGCTGTTTACTAGTGTGATCTACTCGGTCTACGTCGTCCTACTCACGAGAAGTTTCTCTTCGCTCACGAACGTCTTTCGCCGCCTGTACAAGAAACGTGACCGCCTGTATGCTGAGCGGGACGTCGTCGACTCCGAGACGATAAAGCGCATCAAATCGAGTCAGACGATGCTGTTCCTCTGGTGGTACGGCCCGCATCCGAAGCGCATCCTCGGACGGGACGGGAATCTCAGTCGTCTGAAGTGGGAAGTGTGAACCGGCGCGCTTCGGAGTCCTCCCCGAGGCCGTCGAGTCGAAACGGAGAGTCGTAATACGTCGCGAAGACGACCGGACGCCCGAAAAACGCCACCGACGAGCGGTAACGTCCTATTGCGCGACCGAGTAACCGCAAC is a genomic window of Haloprofundus halophilus containing:
- a CDS encoding glycosyltransferase family 2 protein — translated: MRGTNDTPEVESNGADTPLVSYIIATYNRVDDLVEAVESALDQQYRPIEVIVVSNSTDRIREDELFGDGGRFDRDEVQYYHFAERMGAPGAKNAAIERASGDIVVQMDDDAVLADDTATDEVIRLFETYDNAGILAFQSLDYYTGEIKIDETPDPPEFHIEPDEQFWTTSFIGMGTAFRREVFEQAGLYPDNFVYGFEEMDLSIRALDAGYDILYTPSVAVYHKKTPEGRLSDKETKERLVENRINIAVRNLPWRYVLFTSVIYSVYVVLLTRSFSSLTNVFRRLYKKRDRLYAERDVVDSETIKRIKSSQTMLFLWWYGPHPKRILGRDGNLSRLKWEV